A region from the Corynebacterium halotolerans YIM 70093 = DSM 44683 genome encodes:
- the groL gene encoding chaperonin GroEL (60 kDa chaperone family; promotes refolding of misfolded polypeptides especially under stressful conditions; forms two stacked rings of heptamers to form a barrel-shaped 14mer; ends can be capped by GroES; misfolded proteins enter the barrel where they are refolded when GroES binds): MAKIIAFDEEARRGLERGLNTLADAVKVTLGPKGRNVVLERGWGAPVITNDGVSIAREIELEDPYEKIGAELVKEVAKKTDDVAGDGTTTATVLAQALVKEGLRNVAAGSNPMGIKRGIETAVEKVTEALLSASKEVETEEQIAQTAGISAADPEIGKQIARAMYAVGNGQVNKDSVITVEESNTFGVELEVTEGMRFDKGYISGYFATDMERQEAVLEDPYILLVSSKISNIKDLVPLLEKVMQSNKPLLIIAEDVEGEALSTLVVNKIRGTFKSVAVKAPGFGDRRKAQLQDMAILTGGQVISEEVGLSLETADLPLLGQARKVVITKDETTIVQGAGSQEQIEGRVKQIRAEIDNSDSDYDREKLQERLAKLAGGVAVLKVGAATEVELKERKHRIEDAVRNAKAAVDEGIVAGGGVALLQAASVLENDLELHGDEATGVKIVREALSSPLKQIASNAGLEAGVVADKVAGLPAGEGLNAATGEYVDLMAAGINDPVKVTRSALQNAASIAALFLTTEAVVADKPQPAGAGGGMPDADAMGGMGF, from the coding sequence ATGGCAAAGATCATCGCCTTCGACGAGGAAGCTCGTCGTGGTCTCGAGCGCGGCCTGAACACCCTGGCCGACGCCGTCAAGGTCACCCTCGGCCCCAAGGGCCGCAACGTCGTTCTCGAGCGCGGCTGGGGCGCCCCGGTCATCACCAACGACGGCGTATCCATCGCCCGTGAGATCGAGCTCGAGGACCCCTACGAGAAGATCGGTGCCGAGCTGGTCAAGGAGGTCGCCAAGAAGACCGACGACGTCGCCGGCGACGGCACCACCACCGCCACCGTTCTCGCCCAGGCCCTGGTCAAGGAGGGTCTGCGCAACGTTGCCGCCGGCTCCAACCCGATGGGCATCAAGCGCGGCATCGAGACCGCCGTGGAGAAGGTCACCGAGGCACTCCTGTCCGCCTCCAAGGAGGTCGAGACCGAGGAGCAGATCGCACAGACCGCCGGCATCTCCGCCGCCGATCCGGAGATCGGCAAGCAGATCGCCCGCGCCATGTACGCCGTGGGCAACGGCCAGGTGAACAAGGACTCCGTCATCACCGTCGAGGAGTCCAACACCTTCGGTGTCGAGCTCGAGGTCACCGAGGGTATGCGCTTCGACAAGGGCTACATCTCCGGCTACTTCGCCACCGACATGGAGCGCCAGGAAGCCGTCCTCGAGGATCCGTACATCCTCCTGGTCTCCTCCAAGATCTCCAACATCAAGGATCTCGTGCCGCTGCTCGAGAAGGTCATGCAGTCCAACAAGCCGCTGCTGATCATCGCCGAGGACGTCGAGGGCGAGGCCCTGTCCACCCTCGTGGTCAACAAGATCCGCGGCACCTTCAAGTCCGTTGCCGTCAAGGCCCCGGGCTTCGGCGACCGCCGCAAGGCCCAGCTGCAGGACATGGCCATCCTCACCGGTGGCCAGGTCATCTCCGAGGAGGTCGGCCTGTCCCTGGAGACCGCTGACCTGCCGCTGCTCGGCCAGGCCCGCAAGGTCGTCATCACCAAGGATGAGACCACCATCGTCCAGGGCGCCGGCAGCCAGGAGCAGATCGAGGGCCGGGTCAAGCAGATCCGCGCCGAGATCGACAACTCCGACTCCGACTACGACCGCGAGAAGCTGCAGGAGCGCCTGGCCAAGCTGGCCGGCGGTGTCGCCGTCCTCAAGGTCGGTGCCGCCACCGAGGTCGAGCTCAAGGAGCGCAAGCACCGCATCGAGGACGCCGTGCGCAACGCCAAGGCCGCTGTCGACGAGGGTATCGTCGCCGGTGGTGGCGTGGCCCTGCTGCAGGCCGCCAGCGTCCTGGAGAACGACCTGGAGCTGCACGGCGACGAGGCCACGGGCGTCAAGATCGTCCGCGAGGCCCTGTCCTCCCCGCTGAAGCAGATCGCCTCCAACGCGGGCCTCGAGGCCGGCGTCGTCGCCGACAAGGTCGCCGGCCTGCCCGCCGGTGAGGGCCTCAACGCCGCCACCGGCGAGTACGTCGACCTGATGGCCGCCGGCATCAATGACCCGGTCAAGGTCACCCGCTCGGCGCTGCAGAACGCCGCCTCCATCGCGGCTCTGTTCCTGACCACCGAGGCCGTCGTCGCCGACAAGCCGCAGCCGGCCGGTGCCGGTGGCGGCATGCCGGACGCCGACGCCATGGGCGGCATGGGCTTCTAG